GATCGTAGTACAGATAGTTCGCAATGAATTTCTTGCCCAGACGCTCGCTGTTAAGGCGCTCCATCTTCTGTTTGGAGTAATCGAATCGCAGCTGGGAAATGCGCTTCGATATCTGGATGGTGGTCACATCGATCAGCTGCTGCAGTTCAATGGCCATCTGATGGAGTCCCTCGCCGCGTCGCTCCTTGCTGCGGTAGTCGGGATCGAAGCGGTTGTAAAAGCACTGGTACCGCTTCACCATGCTCAGCAGCTTGGCAGTAGACGTATCGTTCCAAATGGCCGAGAAGCGGCGGCGATAGGAGGTTTCCTGTCAAAAGGATGAGAGTTATTGATTGCCATTTATTTAGCCAGCCCCACAAAACTAACAACTTTGATTAGGCATTTACGAGTTGCATTCTGAGGTGGGAAGGAGGAGAGGAATCTATTACTGCGCATATGCAGGAGAAATTCagttgaaaaattaattagtgGCGTAGAAAAGTCGACCATTATATTTTGAAGACTTCAATTACGATGTTTGAAGTAAACGGAGGATTTGGTGGCCAACCACCTAATCACGTCGgtggataaataaataatttctcGACTCAAGTCGCCCACCtgtttatgttaattaatCCGCTAACAAGATTTCGTTTCAATCCACCCCCATTTCAGAAAAGCGGACGCATAGGATCGAATTCAAGGGAGAACCACTAACCTTGACAACAGCATCGGACATCTTATCGTTGTAGCTGTATACCTCGTTGAGGAAGTGCAGCTCCTTGAAGTACCACAGCGTACTGATGTTGGTCTTCTCCAGGGCCATGCGATTGCACTCCCGCTTGTATACCGTGCGCAGGTTGTCCCACTTGCGGGTGATGGCGTCCTTGGCCAGCGAGATGTTAAACCGGCTCTTGAACTCCAGCACAATCCAGTCGAGGAAGCGGGCGCGCTTAACGCGATCCCGGAACTGTGCATTGCCGTGGTCCCACAGAAAGGGGTTGCGCTGATACGAATGGATGAGAAACTGGATCATCTTGCGGTCCTTGATGTGCATCGTAACCTCCCGGTCGCGCTAAGGGGTGGGAAAATGATAAAATCATTACAAATAGGTATATATGGAAATGAGTGAAAATTAAGGGTGAAATAAATGAAGCTTTTAAATCGATGGGCGAAAATTTGGCCCAAAATATATGTCTGTATGTATAtagcataaaaatataacttactCCCAGCAGGGACTCCTCCACCATCTCATCATAGCTGAGAAAGTCCGATTCGGGTCCGAAGCCACTGTGGTTAACGCCGTCGAATCCGGCAAAGTCCATGTACTCTCCGGAATTGTCGTCCATATAGCTGTGATCTGGATCACCGTAGTCGTCCATTGAGGAATCGCCGTCGCCGGCGATGAGAACCTCGCTAGACATGTCCCTCTGGCGCTGCTTTGTGACCTTTTTGCGCGCTCGCGTCTTGGAACTGACCACTGGTACATCGCTTTCGGGTAGTATGGCCTCGTCCTCATCGGCCTCGGAATCGTTTAGCCGTTGCTCATCGTCGTCTTCCTCGCCGGCGACTACATCATCATCGCTGCAGGGCAGATCCTGGAGCTCCTGTTTAATGACCATCTGGGGCTCCAGCAGCGCTGTGTCCGCGTCAGTTAAGTCTTCGATCTCGTGGAAGTTGGGCAGATCCCCGTTACGACCGGACAGGGACATGGGCTCGCCGAGATTGAAGGGGAGACGGGAGGAGGTATTCGCCACGGACTGGTCGCCCAGGTGAACTGTCTGCATGTGGCCGATGAAGGAGTCGAAGTAGAGAAACTTCTCGCTGCAGAAGATGCAACGCAGGGCGAAGTACTGGAAGTCTTCTGTGGCCGTCACCATGCCGCAGTCCTTGGTGCAGTGACGGAAAATCTCCTCGTCGTTGGTACGTGGATACGCCAGGACACTCATCGCGCCGCCTGCGGATCCTCGTCCTGTCCGGTTAACGATCGGAATTCAATTAAGTCTCTCGTTACTCTACGCTGCGGTTGGCGCACTCTAGTATTATGCCTTATTTTGACTTGATTTTATCCCGatttggccaataaaaaaaaaactttttagtgTTGGGGTTTGGGCGCACGgttgcatttcatttactAATCGCCATCGGTGGTCGCAGGTGAGCCGATTAAATGTTGCGGCTTATTTTGCTGTGATTTAGCGGGAAAGAAGCCATTACTAGCGGGAAATATATGACAAAttcttaaaatgtaattttacaTGTTAACCACATGAATACGTTGCGTGCAAACGAAAAATCTAAttagaaacaaataaaagtgcTACAAATTGGAAGTGATTTAAACTATCGTTAAAGATGTTAAGAAATCGTTATCAATACTATCGATTGTACTGATT
This Drosophila simulans strain w501 chromosome X, Prin_Dsim_3.1, whole genome shotgun sequence DNA region includes the following protein-coding sequences:
- the LOC6726061 gene encoding putative zinc finger protein 840; the encoded protein is MSVLAYPRTNDEEIFRHCTKDCGMVTATEDFQYFALRCIFCSEKFLYFDSFIGHMQTVHLGDQSVANTSSRLPFNLGEPMSLSGRNGDLPNFHEIEDLTDADTALLEPQMVIKQELQDLPCSDDDVVAGEEDDDEQRLNDSEADEDEAILPESDVPVVSSKTRARKKVTKQRQRDMSSEVLIAGDGDSSMDDYGDPDHSYMDDNSGEYMDFAGFDGVNHSGFGPESDFLSYDEMVEESLLGRDREVTMHIKDRKMIQFLIHSYQRNPFLWDHGNAQFRDRVKRARFLDWIVLEFKSRFNISLAKDAITRKWDNLRTVYKRECNRMALEKTNISTLWYFKELHFLNEVYSYNDKMSDAVVKETSYRRRFSAIWNDTSTAKLLSMVKRYQCFYNRFDPDYRSKERRGEGLHQMAIELQQLIDVTTIQISKRISQLRFDYSKQKMERLNSERLGKKFIANYLYYDQMHFMDDDIPPFKCAHCPEIVQTLRELDLHMLTHQPSLGGGYYCNICSIQFHNAGEFDSHKQLHLGGVTEIKFNCELCTASFREKANYDEHLRRHNEELFLPSLALNHSIMEGGLGDDEIGVEAEESRGSGSRRKRRHAAKATDDMVDDDDQIGGGGGGGSDIAKPYGCDVCRRSFATPGHLNAHRIVHQDERERCHKCDYPQCNKSFVARNSLFEHLKQHYSNEEFKCDICGKTFKSTKNLQNHKQIHDKIKRYVCQICGSAFAQAAGLYLHKRRHNRPNGAVGAVGRSGRSSL